A DNA window from Theobroma cacao cultivar B97-61/B2 chromosome 5, Criollo_cocoa_genome_V2, whole genome shotgun sequence contains the following coding sequences:
- the LOC108662237 gene encoding probable aldo-keto reductase 1, protein MGELKKLVEEGKIKYIGLSEASPETIKRAHAVHPITAVQMEWSLWTREIEEEIVPLCRQLGIGIVPYSPLGHGFFGGRAVEESVPANSVLGILPRFQSENLERNKILYLKVKKLAEKHGCTPAQLALAWVLHQGDDVVPIPGTTKIKNLDSNIDSLRLKLTEEDLKEISDVIPINEVAGCRTLDSFFQVSWKFANTPPKENKNS, encoded by the exons ATGGGTGAACTCAAGAAGTTGGTGGAAGAAGGGAAAATAAAGTACATTGGTTTATCTGAAGCTAGCCCTGAAACTATAAAGAGAGCACATGCGGTTCATCCCATAACTGCAGTACAAATGGAATGGTCGCTTTGGACTCGTGAAATTGAGGAAGAAATAGTCCCCCTTTGCAG GCAACTGGGAATTGGGATTGTTCCATACAGCCCTCTTGGTCATGGTTTCTTTGGTGGCAGAGCAGTTGAGGAAAGTGTGCCCGCAAATAGTGTTCTG GGAATTCTCCCAAGGTTTCAAAGCGAAAACTTGGAAAGAAACAAGATCTTATATCTGAAAGTAAAGAAGTTGGCTGAGAAGCATGGATGTACCCCTGCACAACTTGCACTTGCCTGGGTTCTTCATCAAGGAGATGATGTAGTACCTATTCCTG GAACAACCAAGATCAAAAATCTTGATAGCAACATTGATTCACTCAGGTTGAAGCTCACTGAAGAAGATTTAAAAGAGATTAGTGATGTGATCCCCATAAATGAGGTAGCAGGGTGTAGAACGCTGGATAGTTTTTTTCAGGTCAGTTGGAAATTCGCCAATACACCGCCAAAGGAGAACAAGAATTCATAA